In a genomic window of Oncorhynchus keta strain PuntledgeMale-10-30-2019 chromosome 28, Oket_V2, whole genome shotgun sequence:
- the pdcd6 gene encoding programmed cell death protein 6 isoform X2 — MFDRENKGGVNFNEFAGVWKYITDWQNIFRTYDRDNSGFIDKNELKQALTGFGYRLSDQFYNTLIEKFDRQRKGQVAFDDFIQCCIVLQRLTDVFRRYDTDQDGWIQVSYEQYLSMVFNVV; from the exons ATGTTTGATAGGGAGAACAAAGGAGGGGTGAACTTCAATGAGTTTGCGGGTGTGTGGAAGTACATCACGGACTGGCAGAACATTTTCCGCACCTACGACAGAGACAACTCGGGCTTCATCGACAAGAACGAGCTGAAGCAGGCACTGACTGGATTCG gGTATCGTCTCTCAGACCAGTTCTACAATACTCTCATAGAGAAGTTtgacaggcagaggaagggacaAGTGGCCTTCGATGACTTCATCCAGTGTTGTATTGTTCTACAG AGGTTGACCGACGTGTTCAGGAGGTACGACACGGACCAAGACGGCTGGATCCAGGTTTCCTATGAACAGTATCTATCCATGGTGTTCAACGTTGTATAG